CCCGCCGGTTACGTCGACGTCGAGTCGCGCACGACGAGCTCAGGCTGAAACACGTACTGCTCGTGCCGAAAGTCCTGTCCCTCGGCGTTCTCGCGCAGCAGCAGGTCCACTGCCGTGTGCCCGATCTCGTGGCTCGGCTGACGGATTGACGACAGCGGCACGACCGATGCCCGCGTAAAGTCGATGTCGTCGTACCCGATCAGAGCAACGTCGTCGGGGACTCGGATGCTGCCGAGCATCGCGAATGCCTGCAAGACGCCCATCGCCAGCAGATCGTTCGCAGCAAAGACGGCATCCGGGCGATTCGACGCGGGTCGAGAACACAACCGCTCACCTGCAGCGCGTCCCTGGAGCACCGACAGTGAGTCCTGCAGAATCACCTCGAGTGTCGCGTCGGAAACGTCGGCGACAGCCCTCTGCGCTCCTTCGAGGCGATCGGCCACCTGGCGAATTCGCGCGGGTCCTCCGACGAACACGATGCGGCGTCGTCCGATGTCGAGCAGGTGCTTCACGGCCATGTAGCCGCCGGCCACGTCGTCGACCGCGACAGACGAGAAGTCGTCGCTGTCGGTCTGCCTGTCGACAAGTACGGTCGGTGTCCCCTGCCGCCGTAGCGATTCGAGTCTCTCGGGCCGAGCCCCGACGGGGGTCAGCAGGATGCCGAAGACACGCTGCTCCGCGAAGAGATCGAGGTGAGCGGCTTCGCGGTCGGCGTCTTCGTCGCTGTTCGCGAGCAGCACGGACAGGCTCGCATCGCGTGCGCGGTCCTCGGCGCCGCGCGCAATGTCGGTGAAGAATGGGTTGCCGATGTCGAGCACCGACAGGCCGATGCTGCGACTGCGACCGGCGCGAAGCTGACGCGCGGCATCGTTGCGCACGAAGCCCAGATCCGCGATGGCCGCGGCCACGCGTTCGACGGTTGTGGGTGACACGCGTTCTGGGCGATTGAGCACGTTCGACACGGTCCCGACCGATACGCCCGCCCTGTCGGCGACGTCTCGAACACTGGCGGCCATTCCACCTCCCGAAAGCGACTGAGGGTCAGCATACACTGCGGCATGAATCGTCTCAGCCAATCGACGTTCACCCGGGCACTTGACAGCGGAATGCTGGAAACCCTACTCTGATCCCACCCCTGAAACGATTCATTTCCCATCCCAGGAGAACGATCGATGACGATCCCTGCCCCTTCCCCGGTTCTCGAGTTGCGCGACGTGCGCAAGACCTTCGGGTCCGTCGTCGCTCTCGACTCCGGCAGCCTGACCGTGCTTCCCGGCTCCATCCACGCGCTTGTCGGCGAAAACGGCGCGGGAAAGTCGACGCTCGTCAAGGTGATCGCCGGTGTGCACCGCCGTGATGCAGGAAGCGTCACTCTCGGGGGCGAGAACGTCGATTTCACCTCGACCGCCGAGGCCAAGAACGCGGGCGTCGCGGTCATCTACCAAGAGCCGACCCTCTTTCCCGATCTCTCGGTCGCCGAGAACGTCTTCATGGGCCGCCAGCCCGTGCGAGCGGGACGGGCCATCGACCGCAGCGTTATGAACGCCGAGACGACAAAGCTCTTTGAGCGCCTCGGCGTCTCGATCGATCCAACGCGCCCCGCACTCGGGCTCTCCATCGCCGACCAGCAGGTACTGGAGATCGCGAAGGCCATCTCGCTCGATGCCCGAGTGCTCGTCATGGATGAGCCGACAGCCGCGCTGAGCGGCGTCGAGGTCACACGCCTCTTCACGATCGCACGCGCGCTGCGCGATGAGGGCAGAGGAATCGTCTTCATCTCGCATCGGTTCGACGAGATCTTCGAGCTCTGCGACACCGTGACCGTCATGCGAGACGGCGCATACGTCTCGACGCACCGCGTCGACGACGTCACTCCCGCAGAGATCGTCACAAGCATGGTGGGCCGCGACGTCGACACGCTGTTCCCGAAAACCGAGGGAACCGAAGCAGGCAACGTCGTGCTCTCGGTCGACGGCCTCACCTCGCCTGGTGTCTTCTCCGACGTGAACTTCACCGTGAGGGAACGTGAGATCGTCGGACTCGCCGGGCTCGTCGGCGCGGGCCGCAGCGAGATCGCGCGAGCGGTCTTCGGCATCGACGGCTACAGCGCCGGCGTCGTGCGTATCGACGGCGCCACCCTCGCGAAGGGCAATCCACGCAAGGCGATCAAGGCGGGAATCGGCCTTGTCCCCGAGGATCGCCGGCAGCAGGGGCTCATCGTCGACATGTCGGTCGCTCGCAACATGACACTCGTCATCCGCCGAGCCCTTGCGCGCTGGGGGCTCATGTCGAGCGGCCGTGAGTACGAACGCGCACGCGAAGGCGCCGCACGGCTGCGCGTGAAAGCGGGCGATCTCGACAGCGAGGCAGGAACGATGTCGGGCGGCAACCAGCAGAAGGTCGTTCTTGCGAAGTGGCTCGAGACGAAGCCTCGCCTGCTCATCGTCGATGAGCCGACGCGCGGTATCGACGTCGGAACGAAAGCCGAAGTGCATCGCCTGCTCGATGAGCTCGCTCAGCAGGGAATGGCCATCCTCATGATCTCGTCAGAGCTGCCCGAAGTTCTCGGCATGAGCGATCGCGTCCTCGTGGTTCGCGAAGGCCGCATCACGGCCGAGCTGAGCCGCAGCGAAGCCACGTCTGAAGCCGTCATGACCGCTGCGACCCGCACGGGAGAAGCCGCATGAGCCCCGCTACCTCACGCTTGACCACGCTCCTCAAGCGGCGCGAGACCAGCGTCGCCCTCGCGGTGATCGTGGTGATCGTCATCGCAACCCTCTTCAACTCGAACTTCACGTTCGGCTCCGACGGGTTTCGCAATCTGCTTCTCACGCCGTCGATTCTCGTCTTGCTCGCGATCGCGCAGGCGGTCGTCGTCATCACGCGCAACATCGACCTGTCGGTGAGCGCGATCCTCGGACTCTCGGCGTACGCGACGGGCCGCATGTTCACCGATTGGCCTGGCGCCCCCACGATTCTCGTGATTCTGCTCGGCGTTCTGCTCGGCACCGCGCTCGGCATCATCAATGGGCTGCTCGTGAGCGTCGCCAAGGTTCCCGCCCTCGTCAT
This DNA window, taken from Paramicrobacterium agarici, encodes the following:
- a CDS encoding sugar ABC transporter ATP-binding protein, with product MTIPAPSPVLELRDVRKTFGSVVALDSGSLTVLPGSIHALVGENGAGKSTLVKVIAGVHRRDAGSVTLGGENVDFTSTAEAKNAGVAVIYQEPTLFPDLSVAENVFMGRQPVRAGRAIDRSVMNAETTKLFERLGVSIDPTRPALGLSIADQQVLEIAKAISLDARVLVMDEPTAALSGVEVTRLFTIARALRDEGRGIVFISHRFDEIFELCDTVTVMRDGAYVSTHRVDDVTPAEIVTSMVGRDVDTLFPKTEGTEAGNVVLSVDGLTSPGVFSDVNFTVREREIVGLAGLVGAGRSEIARAVFGIDGYSAGVVRIDGATLAKGNPRKAIKAGIGLVPEDRRQQGLIVDMSVARNMTLVIRRALARWGLMSSGREYERAREGAARLRVKAGDLDSEAGTMSGGNQQKVVLAKWLETKPRLLIVDEPTRGIDVGTKAEVHRLLDELAQQGMAILMISSELPEVLGMSDRVLVVREGRITAELSRSEATSEAVMTAATRTGEAA
- a CDS encoding LacI family DNA-binding transcriptional regulator, with translation MAASVRDVADRAGVSVGTVSNVLNRPERVSPTTVERVAAAIADLGFVRNDAARQLRAGRSRSIGLSVLDIGNPFFTDIARGAEDRARDASLSVLLANSDEDADREAAHLDLFAEQRVFGILLTPVGARPERLESLRRQGTPTVLVDRQTDSDDFSSVAVDDVAGGYMAVKHLLDIGRRRIVFVGGPARIRQVADRLEGAQRAVADVSDATLEVILQDSLSVLQGRAAGERLCSRPASNRPDAVFAANDLLAMGVLQAFAMLGSIRVPDDVALIGYDDIDFTRASVVPLSSIRQPSHEIGHTAVDLLLRENAEGQDFRHEQYVFQPELVVRDSTST